A part of Xenopus tropicalis strain Nigerian chromosome 4, UCB_Xtro_10.0, whole genome shotgun sequence genomic DNA contains:
- the elavl4 gene encoding ELAV-like protein 4 isoform X7, which produces MFEITRTLNAALLNNEIISTMEPQVSNGPTSNTSNGPSSNSRNCPSPMQTGAATDDSKTNLIVNYLPQNMTQEEFRSLFGSIGEIESCKLVRDKITGQSLGYGFVNYIDPKDAEKAINTLNGLRLQTKTIKVSYARPSSASIRDANLYVSGLPKTMTQKELEQLFSQYGRIITSRILVDQVTGVSRGVGFIRFDKRIEAEEAIKGLNGQKPSGAAEPITVKFANNPSQKTSQALLSQLYQSPNRRYPGPLHHQAQRFRLDNLLNMAYGVKRFSPITIDGMTSLVGMNIPGHTGTGWCIFVYNLSPDSDESVLWQLFGPFGAVNNVKVIRDFNTNKCKGFGFVTMTNYDEAAMAIASLNGYRLGDRVLQVSFKTNKTHKS; this is translated from the exons ATAATTAGCACCATGGAACCTCAGGTGTCGAATGGCCCAACTTCCAATACAAGCAATGGCCCATCCAGTAACAGCAGGAACTGTCCTTCTCCCATGCAGACAGGCGCAGCTACAGATGACAGCAAAACAAACCTCATAGTCAACTACTTGCCGCAAAATATGACGCAGGAGGAATTCAGGAGTCTATTTGGAAGCATTGGGGAGATAGAATCCTGTAAACTAGTGCGGGATAAAATTacag GGCAGAGCCTTGGGTATGGATTTGTTAACTACATTGATCCAAAGGATGCAGAAAAAGCCATTAACACATTAAATGGACTCAGACTACAAACCAAAACCATCAAG GTTTCCTATGCCCGCCCCAGCTCTGCATCAATCCGTGATGCTAACTTGTATGTAAGCGGCCTTCCAAAAACCATGACACAAAAAGAGCTGGAACAGTTATTTTCACAGTATGGGCGCATCATCACCTCAAGAATCTTAGTCGATCAAGTTACAG GTGTGTCCAGGGGAGTTGGGTTTATTCGTTTTGACAAGAGAATAGAAGCAGAGGAAGCCATAAAGGGATTGAATGGACAGAAGCCAAGTGGAGCCGCAGAACCAATTACTGTGAAATTTGCCAACAACCCCAGTCAGAAAACAAGCCAGGCATTACTTTCCCAACTCTACCAGTCCCCCAACAGACGTTATCCTGGCCCCCTTCACCATCAGGCTCAGAGATTCAG GCTGGACAATTTGCTTAATATGGCCTATGGCGTTAAGAG GTTTTCTCCAATCACCATTGATGGAATGACAAGCCTGGTGGGAATGAACATCCCTGGGCACACGGGTACTGGTTGGTGCATCTTTGTTTACAACCTCTCTCCTGACTCCGATGAAAGTGTTCTGTGGCAGCTTTTTGGCCCATTCGGGGCTGTCAACAATGTGAAAGTCATCCGTGACTTTAACACCAACAAGTGCAAGGGATTTGGCTTTGTCACAATGACCAATTATGATGAAGCTGCAATGGCCATTGCCAGCCTTAATGGATATCGCCTGGGTGACAGAGTTTTGCAAGTTTCCTTTAAAACCAACAAAACCCACAAGTCTTGA